The sequence GGGGTGGTGACCAGCAGGGCCACGTCCGCCATCTCGACGGCGGCCGCGTTGGCCCCGTTCATCTGGCCGCCGCAGTCGATGACGACGATCTCGTAGCGGGTGCGCAGCGCGCTGACGATCTGGCGGGCCGAGCGGTCGCTGACCTCCTCGCCGCGTTCGCCCTCGCCGGGCGCGAGGAGCAGGGCGAGGCCGGTGGAGTGGGAGAACACCGCGTCGGACAGGACCCGGGGTGATATGTCGGTGATCAGGGCGAGGTCGACCAGCGAGCGACGGAACTGGACGTCGAGGAACGAGGCGATGTCCCCGGTCTGGAGGTCCATGTCCACCAGGGCCACCGTGTGGCCGGACGCCTGGGACGCCAGGGCGAGTTGGATGGCGGTGACGGTCGCGCCGACGCCGCCCTTGGCTCCGGTGACCGTGACGACGGTGCCGCCGGGACCGGTGAGGACGTCGTTCCCGGGGGTGAGATGGCGGCGCACCCCGGAGGACCACTGAGCCGCCGCCTGGACGCGGTTGGCGAGTTCCTCGTAGCTCAGCGGGAGGGTGACCAGGCCGCGGGCGCCGGAGTCCATCGCGTTGGCGAAGAGGCTCGGGCTGGCGTCGGCCGTGATCAGGACGACGCCGACGGACGGGAACCGCAGCGACACCTCCCGGATCAGCTCCAGGGCCGGGACCGGGCCGATCCGCTCGTGGACCAGCACCACCTCGGGGAGTTCGTCCAGCGCCTCGCCGGCGAGGCGGGCCAGGGTGTCGATGAGCTGGGTGGAGTCGCCCACGGGGGTCGCCGGTTCGGCGTCGGGCAGCTGGCTGAGCAGGGTGGTGACGGACCGGGCCGCGTCGATGTCACCGACGGCCGGGAGGATTCTCGTGGTCATCCCGTCCTCACTTGTCCTTGTCGAGCGTGTAGGTGCGGTCCCCCGGACGGATGGTGCCGTCGCTGCCGGGCGCGACGAGCGCGAGGCGGACGTGCTCCGCGAACGACTCGGCGTAGGCGACGCGCTGGGTGTCCAGCGTGTTCAGGGCGAAGGTGATCGGCACGGCCTCGGTGGCCCGGGTGCCCCGGTCGTTGGCGCTCGGGTCGAGGGCGGTGAGCTCACCGACGTCCAGCACCTTGGCGTTGGAGACGATGACCTTGGACTGGGCCGGGTCGCCCTGCTGCTCACCGGCGAAGGTGGCGTAGATGTTGACCGTGGCGCCCGGTGTGATCTTGCCCGCGACGCCCGTGGATGCGTCGATCATGATGGCGATCTCCTGCTCACCCGCGCGGAGTTCGGGCTTGCGGACCATCATGTCCGACTGGAGCAGGGACCCTCGGCGCAGTTCGGTCACCGCGATCTTCGACTCGACCTCCCTCAGGTCGGTCACGGCGTTCTCCGAGAGCCAGCGTTCAGGCATCTTGATCTTCTCGAACTGGCCGCTCTTCAGGGCGGTGTACGGAGCCACGTCGGTCTTCAGCCGATACGCCGTCACCTCGGGCCCGACCTTCGAGTTGACATCGCTGATCACCGAGAGCACGCCGGCGAAGGCGGCGAAGGCGCACAGGACCGACAGGAGCAGGAGTATCACGCCGCGGCGCTGGCGGGAGTTCATGGTCCGGGCAACCTCGTTCGAATCGTATGCGTGGAGCGGACAGCGGACGGAGTGAGCGGTGCTGTGGAGCGGAGTCGTGCTGTGGGACGGAGTCACACCGTGGAGCGGGGTCGTGCTGTGGAGCGGGGTCTGCTGTGGAGCGGTTACGCGCTTACATCCGCGGCTGCGTCCGCGGTGGCCGCCGGGGAGGCGGTGGTTCGCAGGCCGGGCGCGGGGACGGCGCGGTCGGCGGGGGCGGTGGTCGGGGTGCGGTCGCGTCAGGGGCCCGGTGATGCGTCGGCCCCATGATGGGGGACACCGGCGGGCAGCGCGCGGTTCTCCGGCGCCGGAAGCGGTGCCGAACAGAATGCGCAGCGGTCGCCGATGAGTTCCATGGAGCACCAGTGGCACTTTTCCCGGCGGACGGAGGAAACCAGCTGATACAGCACGGAGAGGTCCGGAAGGTGGGCGGCGAACTCCACCAGCTTTCCCGTGCCCCACCAGCGGGGCGAGTCGGCCGGGACCGAGGTGTCGTGAATGGCCTGGACCTTCCAGGCGGGCGCGAGGGTCTCCTGTACCCAGTCCGACTGCAGATTCCCGTGGGCCACCAGAAGATGCGTACCGAAATCCGGGCCCGTCAGGGGCTCGGCGGCCGGTCCCACTTTCACCAGCTGCGGCTCGGGGCCGGCGAGAACGGCGAACTGCGAGCCGGGAACCCAGGACTTGGCGTGGCTCTTGAGGCTGACAGGGACCCGGTCGAGCCGGGCGACGGAGTTGAGGAGGGCGCCCGCGTAGATGTAGTGCGACAGCAGCCGGGCGGCGGAGGCGACCACCCCGGGGCTGAAGTCGCAGATGGACAACTGCCGCAGCTGGCGCACCAGGACCGCGACGCCGAGGGGCGGGAGATCCACCTTGACCAGGGCGATCCGGTCACTCTCCAGCACCGAGCGGATGGAGTGCAGGCGGCGTTCGTGCTCGGGCCTGATACCCGAGGGGTAGAGGGCGATCACATACCCGTGCTGTTCCAGCAGCAGGTGCATGTCGCCGATCGCCAGCTCCAGCACCTGGGCCTCGGGGGCCTGGAGCAGAGCGGCGGTCGGTGTCTGCTGGTCGGTGGGCGGCAGCACCAGGTCTGCGCTCGTCACTGCTATCGCGGTCGGCACGCTCTCCCCGTTTCGGCTCCGGCCGGCGTGGGGACGCCGACCGCAATCGCTCCTGCTCCGTGCTCCTGCCCCAGCACTTTAGCCACGTCTCACCAGGCAGAGAACAGTTACCGGTGACCAGTACGGCACCCTGCGAACACCGTTCCAACGGCGGCCGGGTGCTAAACGGGATGAAATCGATTTCTCCCAACGTGACGTCCACTGCGGAGCGTTACCGGATCTGGCGTCCGCTTTTCGATCACGTATCCATTCGCGCACGTCACCTCGGATTGCACGGGGGGCACCCTCTTTTCCGTAAGGGTGTTTCCGTGACCGTCCGAAGATCTTCCGCAGGATCACTCGTGCGGGGGGCTGCGCACGGCCGCGACAACGTTCCCGGGCCGGGAATCCACCGCCCGCCACCCCCGTACGGGGGTGGCCGCACCACCGCGCACGCGCGTCGGCGGACCGCCTTTCACTGCCAGAGGTCTTGACAACTCGATTGGTCTGGACCAGTTTATGCGCACTGCACCCCGCTGCACTGCACCGCCCATCCCCGGCCCCCCCAACTCCCCCCGGAGGCACCAGTGGAACGCTCCGCAGGACGCAATCGCCGACGACGCCGCAGCTCCCGTCCCCTGCTCGGTGGCACCCTGGCGGTCGCCACGGCCGCCGCCCTGACCGTCACCGGGCTCGTGAGCACCGCCCAGGCCGCCGACGTCAACAACGCCAAGAACCCGGGCTTCGAGTCGGGTCTCGCCAACTGGACCTGTTCCGGGAACAGCGGCGCCGCCGTCTCCTCCCCCGTGCGCAGCGGTGCGTCCGCGCTGAAGGCCACCCCGGCCGGCCAGGACAACGCCAAGTGCACGCAGTCGGTCAAGGTGAAGCCCAACTCGACGTACGCGCTCAGCTCCTGGGTGCAGGGCGGTTACGCCTACCTCGGTGTGAACGGTACGGGGACCACCGACGTCTCCACCTGGACGCCGGGCTCCTCCTCCTGGACCAAGCTGTCCACCAGCTTCACGACCGGTGCCAACACCACGTCGGTGACGGTCTACACCCACGGCTGGTACGGACAGGCCGCCTACTTCGCCGACGACATCGAGGTGAGGGGCCCCGACGGCGGAGGCGGCGAGGACCCCGGGCCGGTCATCCCCGGGGCCCCGGCGGGCCTGACCGCGGGCGCCACAACCACGTCCTCCGTGGCGCTGTCCTGGAACGCGGTGTCCGGCGCCACGGGCTACAAGGTGTACCGGAACGGTGTGCAGGCGACCACCTCCACCGGGACCTCGGCGACCGTCACCGGCCTGACCGCGGACACCGCCTACCAGTTCTCGGTGAGCGCCACCAACGCGGCCGGCGAGTCGGTCAAGTCGGCGGCCATCACCGCCCGTACGGCCAAGGAGGGCACGGGCCCCGGCCCCGGCCCCGCTGTGCCCAAGCACGCGGTCACCGGCTACTGGCAGAACTTCAACAACGGCGCCGCCGTGCAGAAGCTCACCGACGTCCCGGCCGACTACGACATCATCGCGGTCTCCTTCGCGGACGCCACGCCGACGCCGGGCCAGGTCACCTTCAACCTGGACACGGCCGGGCTGAACGGGTACACGGACGCCCAGTTCCGGGCCGACATCAGGACCAAGCAGGCCCAGGGCAAGAACGTCATCATCTCGATCGGCGGCGAGCTGGGCACGGTCCGGGTCAACAACGACGCCTCGGCCACCGCGTTCGCCGACTCGGTGTACGCGCTGATGCAGGACTACGGGTTCAACGGGGTCGACATCGACCTGGAGAACGGCCTCAACGCCACCTACATGACGAAGGCGCTGCGCCAGCTGTCGGCGAAGGCGGGCAGCGGACTGGTCATCACGATGGCCCCGCAGACGATCGACATGCAGTCGACGTCGGGCGAGTACTTCAAGACGGCGCTCAACATCAAGGACATCCTGACCGTCGTCAACATGCAGTACTACAACAGCGGTTCGATGCTCGGATGTGACGGCAAGGTCTACTCGCAGGGTTCGGTGGACTTCCTCACCGCGCTCGCCTGCATCCAGCTGGAGGGCGGCCTCGACCCGTCGCAGGTCGGCATCGGCGTCCCGGCGTCCACCCGGGGCGCGGGCAGCGGCTACGTCAGCCCGTCGGTCGTGAACGCGGCACTGGACTGCCTGGCCAAGGGCACCAACTGCGGCTCGTTCAAGCCGTCGAAGACCTACCCGTCGCTGCGCGGCGCGATGACCTGGTCGACGAACTGGGACGCGACGGCCGGGTTCGCCTGGTCGAAGGCGGTCGGGCCGCACGTCCGCAGCCTGCCGTAGCCCGCACCACGCACCACGCACCACGCACCACCGGCGTATCACCCCGAACCCGCAGCGCCGCCGCTCCCCCGGCGGCGCTGCGGCGTTCCGTCGGCGCCAGCCCGTCACCAGGGCAGGTCGCGCACCTGCTGGACGCACAGGACGACGAACAGCAGCCCGGAGAGGGCGAGCATGCCGTTGCTGACCCATCCGTTGCGCCATTCCCTGGGCGTACGGGAGGAGTTGAGCAGCCAGATCAGGGTCAGGGCCAGGAACGGCATGAAGAAGGCGCCGAGGACGCCGTAGGCGATGACCAGGCCGAAGGGCCGGTCCAGCCAGAGCAGGGCCATCGGCGGGAAGGTCAGCCAGAGGAGGTAGGCGCGGAAGGGCAGCGAGCGCTGCTGCCGGTCGGCGACGGCCGGACCGGCGTGCTCCTCCCCGGGGGCCGCCGGGGCGCGGAACCGCTCCACGAAGTCCGCGAACATCAGGCTCACCCCGTGCCAGACCCCGATCAGCGACGAGAACGACGCGGCGAAGAAGCCGACCAGGAAGAGCTTGGCGGTGCCCGCGCCGAAGCGGTCCTCCAGCACCGTGCCCAGGTCGATCAGCCCGCGGTCGCCGGAGGCGAGGGCGGTCCGGGACGCGTGCAGCAGTTCCGCGCCGACGACGAGCATCGCCACGACGAAGATCCCGGTGGTGATGTAGGCGACCCGGTTGTCGAGCCGCATGACCTTCATCCAGGAGGTGTTGCTCCAGCCCTTGGCGTTGACCCAGTACCCGTAGGCGGCCATGGTGATCGTGCCGCCGACGCCTCCGATCAGCCCGAGGGTGTAGAGGAGCGAGCCGTCCGGCAGTACGGGCAGCAGCCCGGCGAACGCGGCCCCGGCGTCCGGGGCGACCCGGATCGCCACGTACACGACCACCACGAACATGACGCCGATCAGGACCGTCATGACCCTCTCGAAGACGGCGTACCGGTTGAACCAGACGAACACCAGCCCGGTCAGCCCGGTCACGATCGCCCAGAACTTCAGCCCCGGGCCGTCGGGGAAGAGCGCCACGACGGGCAGGGCGCTGGAGGACATGGCCGTCGCCCCGTAGAGGAAGCCCCAGACCACGACGTAGATCGCGAAGTAGACCGTGGTCCACGGGCCCAGGCTGCGCCAGCCGTCGAAGAGCGTGCGGCCGGTCGCCAGGTGCCAGCGGCCGGCGGCCTCGGCGAGCGAGATCTTGACGACGCAGCCGATCACCGCCGCCCACATCAGGGTGTAGCCGAACGTGCTGCCCGCGATCAGCGTCGCGACCAGGTCCCCGGCCCCGACCCCGGTCGCCGCGACGACGATGCCGGGGCCGATGTACTTCCAACTGGACGTGCGCGGTCGGGAGGCCGGCTCCCCTGTCTGCGTGGTTGCCCTCGTGTCCGCCATGCCGATCAAGGAAGCGCAATCGGCGGGACAGCACAAGAGGGCGTGCGCCGCAGTAAAATTCAAGGGGGCCCACCGGCCGGCAGTGAGCGGCGGACGGAGGGGGCGAGCGGGCAGCTCCGGCGATGCGCTGCGGCCTTTCCCGGGAGGCGACATGACGCAGACGACCGTGGATCCCGTCCGGCAGGAGGAGTTCGCCGGGCGGATGGCGCAGATCCTCAACGATGCCTGTCTGGGGTATCTGTGCAGTCTCGGGCACCGGACGGGGCTGTTCGACGTGATGGCGCAGCTGCCACCGTCGACGAGTGAGCAGATCGCCGAGGCCGCCGGACTGAACGAGCGCTATGTGCGCGAGTGGCTGGGCGGGGTGACGGTCGGCGGGATCGTCGGCTACGAGCCGGAGGACGGTACGTACCGGCTGCCGCCCGAGCACGCAGCCTCCCTGTGCCGCGCCTCCGGGCCGGACAATATGGCCTCCTTCCTCCAGGACCTCGCCCTGATCGGGCAGGTCGAGGACGAGGTGGTCACGGCGTTCCGGGACGGGGGCGGGGTGCCCTATTCCTCGTACCCGAAGTTCCAGGAGCTCCAGGCCGAGGAGACGGCCCGGGTGTACGACGCGGCGCTGGTCGACGCGATCATTCCGCTGGTGCCCGGTCTGCCGGAGCGGCTGGGTTCGGGATCCGGCCTGGACGCGCTCGACGTCGGTACGGGACAGGGGCATGTGGTGAACCTGCTGGCGCGGGCGTTCCCGGCCAGCCGCTTCACCGGGGTGGACATGTCGGAGGGCGGGATCGCGGCGGCACGGGAGGAGGCGGCGCGGCTGGGCCTGCCCAACGCGCGCTTCGAGCTGGCGGACGCGGCCGCGGTGACCGGCTCGTACGACCTGGTGACCGCCTTCGACGTGATCCACGACCTGGCCCGCCCGGCGGAGACCCTGGCGGCCGTCGCCGGTGCGCTGCGGGACGACGGGGTCTTCCTGATGGGGGACATCGCGGCCTCCAGCAGGCTGGAGGAGAACCTCGACCACCCGCTGGGTCCCACGCTCTACACCTTCTCGGTCTTCTACTGCATGACGGTCTCGCTCGGCGAGGGCGGGGCGGGCCTCGGGACCGTGTGGGGCAGGCAGACCGCACTGCGCATGCTGGCGGAGGCGGGCTTCGGGGACGTCGAGGTGCGCGAGGTGGAGGGCGACATCCTGAACGTCTACTAC is a genomic window of Streptomyces sp. YPW6 containing:
- a CDS encoding AAA family ATPase is translated as MTTRILPAVGDIDAARSVTTLLSQLPDAEPATPVGDSTQLIDTLARLAGEALDELPEVVLVHERIGPVPALELIREVSLRFPSVGVVLITADASPSLFANAMDSGARGLVTLPLSYEELANRVQAAAQWSSGVRRHLTPGNDVLTGPGGTVVTVTGAKGGVGATVTAIQLALASQASGHTVALVDMDLQTGDIASFLDVQFRRSLVDLALITDISPRVLSDAVFSHSTGLALLLAPGEGERGEEVSDRSARQIVSALRTRYEIVVIDCGGQMNGANAAAVEMADVALLVTTPDVVAVRGAKRVVRMWERLQIRKAEETVTLVNRFTRNTEIQPPLIQKITGTRVASAAVPANFKELQASIDSGRLHELDAKSTVKQALWGLAGELGLVKESAPGKKGATGRKSGTALVRRNGGAFTNDRGSIGRPRRRRDGFGGGPADSEGTR
- the cpaB gene encoding Flp pilus assembly protein CpaB: MNSRQRRGVILLLLSVLCAFAAFAGVLSVISDVNSKVGPEVTAYRLKTDVAPYTALKSGQFEKIKMPERWLSENAVTDLREVESKIAVTELRRGSLLQSDMMVRKPELRAGEQEIAIMIDASTGVAGKITPGATVNIYATFAGEQQGDPAQSKVIVSNAKVLDVGELTALDPSANDRGTRATEAVPITFALNTLDTQRVAYAESFAEHVRLALVAPGSDGTIRPGDRTYTLDKDK
- a CDS encoding chitinase — protein: MERSAGRNRRRRRSSRPLLGGTLAVATAAALTVTGLVSTAQAADVNNAKNPGFESGLANWTCSGNSGAAVSSPVRSGASALKATPAGQDNAKCTQSVKVKPNSTYALSSWVQGGYAYLGVNGTGTTDVSTWTPGSSSWTKLSTSFTTGANTTSVTVYTHGWYGQAAYFADDIEVRGPDGGGGEDPGPVIPGAPAGLTAGATTTSSVALSWNAVSGATGYKVYRNGVQATTSTGTSATVTGLTADTAYQFSVSATNAAGESVKSAAITARTAKEGTGPGPGPAVPKHAVTGYWQNFNNGAAVQKLTDVPADYDIIAVSFADATPTPGQVTFNLDTAGLNGYTDAQFRADIRTKQAQGKNVIISIGGELGTVRVNNDASATAFADSVYALMQDYGFNGVDIDLENGLNATYMTKALRQLSAKAGSGLVITMAPQTIDMQSTSGEYFKTALNIKDILTVVNMQYYNSGSMLGCDGKVYSQGSVDFLTALACIQLEGGLDPSQVGIGVPASTRGAGSGYVSPSVVNAALDCLAKGTNCGSFKPSKTYPSLRGAMTWSTNWDATAGFAWSKAVGPHVRSLP
- a CDS encoding Nramp family divalent metal transporter, with translation MADTRATTQTGEPASRPRTSSWKYIGPGIVVAATGVGAGDLVATLIAGSTFGYTLMWAAVIGCVVKISLAEAAGRWHLATGRTLFDGWRSLGPWTTVYFAIYVVVWGFLYGATAMSSSALPVVALFPDGPGLKFWAIVTGLTGLVFVWFNRYAVFERVMTVLIGVMFVVVVYVAIRVAPDAGAAFAGLLPVLPDGSLLYTLGLIGGVGGTITMAAYGYWVNAKGWSNTSWMKVMRLDNRVAYITTGIFVVAMLVVGAELLHASRTALASGDRGLIDLGTVLEDRFGAGTAKLFLVGFFAASFSSLIGVWHGVSLMFADFVERFRAPAAPGEEHAGPAVADRQQRSLPFRAYLLWLTFPPMALLWLDRPFGLVIAYGVLGAFFMPFLALTLIWLLNSSRTPREWRNGWVSNGMLALSGLLFVVLCVQQVRDLPW
- a CDS encoding class I SAM-dependent methyltransferase, with amino-acid sequence MTQTTVDPVRQEEFAGRMAQILNDACLGYLCSLGHRTGLFDVMAQLPPSTSEQIAEAAGLNERYVREWLGGVTVGGIVGYEPEDGTYRLPPEHAASLCRASGPDNMASFLQDLALIGQVEDEVVTAFRDGGGVPYSSYPKFQELQAEETARVYDAALVDAIIPLVPGLPERLGSGSGLDALDVGTGQGHVVNLLARAFPASRFTGVDMSEGGIAAAREEAARLGLPNARFELADAAAVTGSYDLVTAFDVIHDLARPAETLAAVAGALRDDGVFLMGDIAASSRLEENLDHPLGPTLYTFSVFYCMTVSLGEGGAGLGTVWGRQTALRMLAEAGFGDVEVREVEGDILNVYYVARKGG